One part of the Paenibacillus silvisoli genome encodes these proteins:
- a CDS encoding MerR family transcriptional regulator gives MEEKVMSIGTVCDLTGLTERQIRYYEEKKLIFPVRSKGGARKYSFEDVERVKEINGKLRDGFHTFELRKAGRACCE, from the coding sequence ATGGAGGAGAAGGTAATGAGTATCGGTACGGTATGCGACTTGACCGGTCTGACGGAAAGGCAAATACGGTACTATGAGGAGAAGAAGCTGATTTTCCCGGTGAGATCGAAGGGCGGCGCGCGCAAGTACTCGTTCGAGGACGTGGAGCGGGTAAAGGAAATTAACGGCAAGCTGCGGGACGGCTTTCATACGTTCGAGCTGCGTAAGGCCGGAAGGGCGTGCTGCGAATGA
- the tatC gene encoding twin-arginine translocase subunit TatC has translation MRAGEETMTLLAHVTELRSRIWRILAFALLSLCGGLYLSPKVLRYLKSVPPAKDMTWNVFSPWDGIRMYMTIALAFALTVSLPFILYQLWGFVRKGLHPEERAAALRYVPYSAICFLLGLAFGYYVVYPMSFAFTTNITKSLELVETYGVAQYFGFMFNIILPLAIAFELPVVVMFLTKIGILTPKALHQMRRYAYLVLVIVASLISPPELLSHLMVFIPLVLLYEISVLLSRVVYGRRRRDAALAEASGA, from the coding sequence ATGAGGGCCGGAGAGGAAACGATGACGCTGCTGGCGCATGTCACCGAGCTGCGCAGCCGGATTTGGCGAATCCTCGCATTCGCCCTGCTGTCGCTGTGCGGCGGCTTGTATTTGTCGCCTAAGGTGCTTCGTTATTTAAAAAGCGTGCCGCCGGCGAAGGACATGACGTGGAACGTGTTCTCCCCGTGGGACGGCATTCGGATGTACATGACCATTGCGCTCGCTTTCGCGCTGACGGTGTCGCTGCCTTTCATCCTTTATCAGCTGTGGGGCTTCGTGCGCAAAGGACTCCACCCGGAGGAGCGCGCAGCCGCGCTTCGCTATGTGCCGTACAGCGCGATTTGCTTCCTGCTGGGACTCGCGTTCGGCTATTATGTCGTCTACCCGATGAGCTTCGCTTTTACGACGAATATCACAAAGAGCTTGGAGCTGGTCGAGACGTATGGCGTGGCGCAGTATTTCGGGTTCATGTTCAACATCATTCTCCCGCTTGCCATCGCCTTCGAGCTTCCCGTCGTTGTCATGTTCCTGACGAAAATCGGCATCTTGACGCCGAAGGCGCTCCATCAGATGCGGCGGTACGCCTATCTGGTGCTCGTTATCGTCGCGAGCTTGATCTCCCCGCCCGAGCTGCTCTCGCATTTGATGGTATTCATCCCGCTCGTGCTGCTGTACGAGATCAGCGTTTTGTTGTCGCGCGTCGTCTATGGGCGGCGAAGAAGAGATGCAGCTTTGGCCGAGGCGTCCGGGGCTTAG
- a CDS encoding ATP-dependent DNA ligase — MLFTPLKPMIVSIGKEAFDDERFIFEPKYDGWRMLIHKQRERVEAYTRYGNLVTGKFPELREMAAAIKADTAILDCEGICLRGGRPVFDDFAYRGRLGKATSITQAAVTHPATFVAFDVLYTGERECMSEPLMQRKERLADIVIDSQVLTKTMAVDGAGQALFALTKEKDMEGIVAKRKDSKYYMDKTSPDWLKIKHFKTIDVIILGYRTEPFALAIGLHFRTVKFKPVGTVEFGFGPEDKQAFLAVAQRLHTDKDRKTQWIEPRLCCRIEYLERTDTHQLRTAIFRGFLPDKRQEDCVWPYL, encoded by the coding sequence ATGCTCTTTACGCCGTTGAAGCCTATGATCGTCAGTATCGGCAAGGAAGCGTTCGACGACGAACGCTTTATTTTCGAGCCTAAATATGACGGTTGGCGGATGTTGATCCATAAGCAACGCGAGCGGGTAGAGGCCTATACGCGTTACGGCAATCTCGTGACGGGCAAGTTTCCGGAGCTTCGAGAAATGGCGGCCGCTATTAAAGCGGACACGGCGATCCTGGATTGCGAGGGAATTTGTTTGCGCGGGGGACGACCGGTGTTCGACGATTTCGCGTATCGCGGGAGATTGGGGAAAGCCACAAGCATCACGCAGGCGGCGGTTACGCATCCGGCTACTTTTGTTGCCTTCGATGTGCTGTATACGGGGGAACGGGAGTGTATGAGCGAGCCTTTGATGCAGCGGAAGGAACGATTGGCCGACATTGTCATCGATTCTCAGGTACTGACGAAGACGATGGCCGTAGATGGAGCGGGGCAGGCGCTGTTCGCGCTAACCAAAGAGAAAGACATGGAGGGCATCGTCGCGAAGCGGAAGGATTCCAAGTACTATATGGACAAGACCTCGCCGGATTGGCTGAAAATCAAACATTTTAAAACGATCGACGTCATCATTCTCGGCTACCGGACGGAACCGTTCGCGCTTGCGATCGGATTGCACTTCAGGACGGTCAAGTTCAAGCCCGTCGGGACCGTGGAGTTCGGATTTGGGCCGGAAGATAAGCAGGCCTTTCTCGCGGTCGCGCAGCGGCTTCACACCGATAAGGACCGGAAAACGCAGTGGATCGAGCCGCGATTATGCTGCAGAATCGAATATTTGGAGCGGACGGATACGCATCAGCTGCGGACGGCGATTTTTCGCGGGTTTTTGCCGGATAAGCGGCAGGAGGATTGCGTTTGGCCGTATTTGTAG
- a CDS encoding extracellular solute-binding protein: MRKTRLKRSLSLTLAVPLLALSLTACGGNNDSGTSSNSGTTNSTNSTNANSGNSNESTAPKQVTLSFLSAWNGGGAGFPQDQENNPVAQAVREKTGVTLKLESITTSEVEKLNTIFASDTVPDIVNAPYWSTTGGEGQVIKKAAMEGQLLDLTPYLDKYPNVKKLMTQGVAKDFAEFDLNSPDLEGKQYVIPMQTPDGTPESIHNWNYGLYARGDILKALGVNAADIDTEDKLLELLAKIKNGDFKDISGKPVIPSGTMHNGWDYSQFLSGWSDYNISDFRQEDGKLIHWTQSKDQEARLLYMRKLITDGLFDPEAFSNTDTTAKEKLATGKLAVFGAQSMIGDLQKTLYKTNPEMQYELLGPMKNKSGNIVTQVEKPGRSGFPVIFLSAKIKDPDAALRLIDYLNSDEGRLLAYWGIAGKTYNMVDGKPQWVADVKKQFDENPDVKRDEGLNYLSGSFMGAFSSEVTWPIPEDQKTQWEKLEASYSKRLPIQIIDKVSATYLVRDWPKYQEFRDETSSLNFDEEFRKACYAKSDDEALKILHGIQDKFKAAGVEEMAAYVAEKAAARDDIGF, from the coding sequence ATGCGTAAGACCAGATTGAAAAGATCTCTTAGCTTGACGCTTGCGGTTCCGCTGCTTGCCTTGTCTTTGACGGCATGTGGAGGCAACAATGATTCGGGTACATCGTCTAACTCGGGAACCACGAACTCCACGAATTCCACGAATGCGAATTCGGGGAACTCGAACGAATCCACTGCACCTAAGCAGGTCACTCTATCCTTCCTGAGCGCATGGAACGGCGGCGGCGCGGGATTCCCGCAGGATCAGGAAAACAACCCTGTAGCTCAAGCGGTTAGAGAAAAAACCGGCGTAACGTTAAAACTGGAATCGATCACCACGAGTGAAGTTGAGAAGCTGAACACGATTTTCGCTTCCGACACGGTTCCGGATATCGTAAATGCGCCGTACTGGTCGACGACAGGCGGGGAAGGACAAGTCATCAAGAAGGCGGCTATGGAAGGCCAACTTCTCGATTTAACCCCTTATCTCGATAAATATCCGAACGTGAAAAAACTGATGACGCAAGGTGTGGCGAAAGACTTTGCCGAATTCGATTTGAATAGCCCGGACCTGGAAGGCAAGCAATATGTCATTCCGATGCAGACGCCGGACGGCACTCCGGAGAGCATTCATAACTGGAACTACGGTCTATATGCCCGTGGCGATATCTTGAAGGCATTGGGCGTGAATGCGGCGGATATCGATACGGAAGATAAGCTGCTCGAGCTGCTGGCCAAGATCAAGAACGGCGATTTCAAAGATATTAGCGGCAAGCCGGTTATTCCTTCCGGTACGATGCACAACGGCTGGGACTACAGCCAGTTCCTGTCCGGCTGGTCCGATTACAACATTTCGGACTTCCGCCAAGAGGATGGAAAACTCATTCACTGGACGCAATCCAAGGATCAGGAAGCTCGCTTGCTGTACATGAGAAAGCTGATCACGGACGGCCTGTTTGACCCGGAGGCGTTCAGCAATACCGATACGACCGCGAAAGAGAAGCTTGCTACAGGCAAGTTGGCTGTATTCGGCGCTCAAAGCATGATCGGCGACTTGCAAAAAACGCTTTATAAAACGAATCCGGAAATGCAGTACGAGTTGCTTGGACCAATGAAGAACAAGAGCGGAAACATCGTGACGCAAGTCGAGAAGCCAGGCCGCTCCGGATTCCCGGTTATCTTCTTGAGCGCGAAAATCAAAGATCCGGATGCGGCGCTGCGTCTGATCGATTACTTGAACAGCGACGAAGGCCGTCTGCTCGCTTACTGGGGTATCGCAGGCAAAACCTATAACATGGTCGATGGCAAGCCGCAATGGGTTGCGGACGTGAAGAAGCAGTTCGACGAGAATCCGGATGTGAAGCGCGACGAAGGTCTCAACTATCTCTCCGGCAGCTTCATGGGCGCGTTCTCCTCGGAAGTCACTTGGCCGATTCCGGAGGACCAGAAGACGCAATGGGAGAAACTCGAAGCCAGCTACTCGAAGAGACTGCCGATCCAAATTATCGATAAGGTCAGCGCGACTTATCTAGTAAGAGATTGGCCGAAATACCAGGAATTCCGCGACGAAACGTCCAGCTTGAACTTCGACGAAGAATTCCGCAAAGCTTGCTACGCGAAATCCGACGACGAAGCGCTGAAAATTTTGCACGGCATTCAAGACAAGTTCAAAGCTGCCGGCGTTGAGGAAATGGCTGCGTATGTAGCTGAAAAAGCTGCGGCACGCGACGATATCGGCTTCTAA
- a CDS encoding carbohydrate ABC transporter permease, with protein sequence MGVRKLSVADKIYSSVNYALLLLFCLTALYPFIYFLALSFNDGYDAMKGSIYFYPRVATLENYSKAFNNPLILQSFWISVSRTLVVTIGSTLLTALLAYGLSRKGLPGRKYIVFFFFFTTLFSGGLIPTFILYRELHILNTYWVLVLPSLYSFFNAIIMKTFFDGIPIGLSESARIDGASELSVFWRIILPLSMPVMATIALFVGVGVWNDWFTGQFFIQNENLQPAATFLNKMISEASFTSMTGSSSGSSIKNMNENQMALRGVTPEALRMTFVIIITTPIILVYPFLQKYFVKGVLVGSLKE encoded by the coding sequence ATGGGTGTGAGAAAACTGTCGGTAGCCGATAAAATCTATTCTTCCGTGAACTATGCGCTGCTGCTCCTATTCTGCCTGACGGCACTCTATCCCTTTATCTATTTTTTAGCGCTATCCTTCAACGACGGCTATGACGCCATGAAGGGCAGCATCTACTTCTACCCGAGGGTCGCTACGCTTGAGAATTACAGCAAGGCGTTTAACAACCCTCTTATCTTGCAATCATTTTGGATCTCGGTTAGCCGCACTTTGGTCGTTACGATCGGTTCCACGCTGCTGACGGCTTTGCTGGCCTACGGGCTTTCCAGGAAAGGCTTGCCGGGCAGAAAATATATCGTCTTCTTCTTTTTCTTCACCACGCTGTTCAGCGGAGGTCTTATCCCGACTTTCATTTTGTACCGTGAGCTGCACATCCTGAACACGTACTGGGTGCTTGTCCTGCCGTCGCTGTATAGCTTCTTCAATGCCATTATCATGAAGACGTTTTTTGATGGGATCCCGATCGGTTTGTCGGAATCGGCCCGAATCGACGGTGCGAGCGAGCTTTCGGTATTCTGGCGAATTATCCTGCCGCTTTCGATGCCGGTTATGGCGACCATCGCGCTGTTCGTCGGGGTAGGCGTCTGGAATGACTGGTTTACCGGCCAGTTCTTTATCCAGAATGAGAATCTCCAGCCTGCCGCCACGTTCCTGAACAAGATGATCAGCGAAGCGTCCTTCACGTCCATGACGGGTTCAAGCAGCGGGTCGTCCATTAAAAACATGAACGAAAACCAGATGGCGCTGCGAGGCGTAACGCCGGAGGCGCTCCGGATGACGTTCGTTATCATCATTACGACGCCGATTATTCTGGTATATCCGTTCCTTCAGAAGTATTTCGTAAAAGGCGTACTGGTTGGTTCGCTTAAGGAGTAG
- a CDS encoding ABC transporter permease encodes MIAKEARTEVLPEVLPVTKNKTWSKVWSFRHIYLFMLPAFIWYLVFCYYPMYGVLIAFKDFKYNLGILGSPWEGFRYFEQFLSDSSFYSVLYNTLSISFLKLLFGFPAPLILALMLNGVMHGKLKRIFQTISYLPHFVSWVVVVTLMQKILSPNVGLVNDIRDHMGMEPIFFMGMPSLFYPLVIISDIWKGVGWGSIIYLAALTNIDPHLYEAAEMDGAGRWSKLFKITLPCLTPTIGILLIFSLSGVLNAGFDQIWLMQTPATLSVSEILDTYVLKTGIQQGQFAYSTAIGLFKSAISLLLIVLVNKVSKKVSDVSLW; translated from the coding sequence ATGATTGCGAAAGAAGCAAGAACCGAAGTCTTGCCCGAGGTCTTGCCGGTGACGAAGAACAAGACCTGGTCCAAAGTATGGAGTTTCAGGCACATCTACTTGTTTATGCTTCCCGCTTTTATCTGGTACCTCGTGTTCTGTTACTACCCGATGTATGGTGTATTGATTGCGTTCAAGGATTTTAAATACAACCTGGGGATATTGGGTAGTCCTTGGGAAGGCTTCCGGTACTTTGAACAATTCTTAAGCGATTCCAGTTTTTACTCGGTACTCTACAATACCCTGTCCATTAGTTTTCTGAAACTGCTGTTTGGATTCCCGGCGCCATTGATTCTTGCTTTAATGCTGAATGGCGTCATGCACGGGAAATTGAAAAGGATCTTTCAGACGATTTCCTATCTGCCTCATTTTGTATCCTGGGTCGTTGTCGTGACGCTGATGCAAAAGATTCTTTCGCCTAACGTGGGACTTGTCAATGACATCCGGGATCATATGGGGATGGAGCCGATCTTCTTCATGGGCATGCCATCGTTATTTTATCCGCTGGTGATCATTTCGGATATTTGGAAAGGCGTTGGCTGGGGGTCCATCATCTATTTGGCTGCCTTGACCAATATCGATCCGCACTTGTACGAAGCTGCTGAAATGGATGGCGCGGGCCGCTGGAGCAAGCTGTTTAAGATCACGCTGCCATGTCTGACGCCGACGATCGGCATCCTGCTGATCTTCTCTCTGAGCGGCGTTCTGAACGCCGGGTTTGACCAAATTTGGCTGATGCAGACGCCTGCAACGCTCAGTGTCTCGGAAATATTGGACACCTACGTATTGAAGACGGGTATTCAGCAGGGTCAATTTGCTTATTCGACGGCCATCGGCTTGTTCAAATCAGCGATTTCATTGCTGCTTATCGTGCTAGTAAACAAGGTTTCCAAAAAGGTGAGCGACGTCTCGCTATGGTAA
- a CDS encoding GntR family transcriptional regulator — MTTMDRVPLYQKIQDYIRSLISSRGLKEGDRIPTERELMDRFNVSKITVVNALTGLANENVITRVPGRGSFVSEHSDMTAVPETRPASSSYIRQEPAAQTETKSGIIGLILPSIYDYFAAQLTLGVQKALMEKGYQTVIMLSNSVLSVENDAIKTLMDMGAEGMLIFPVDEEQYNVEILGMKLSGYPFVLIDRYLPGVETHYIACDGRMGAELAVNHLWELGHREIAICSDSPLQTVTVQERIQGYMDALKKKGALINPAHIITEFAPFNEVQEDHPLYRYIRNRMATAYITLNSKLGMQVYRTARQCGLSVPEDLSLVSFDDPTAIAEDMSMFTHVKQFELEIGYKAAIKLIEIINDKQAADHEYSKIFMKPELVVRQSTGVLKPDGEYPTGKSSAGAMYRVTPRNK; from the coding sequence ATGACTACAATGGATCGGGTACCGCTGTATCAAAAAATCCAAGATTATATCCGCAGCCTGATCAGCTCGCGCGGCCTGAAAGAAGGCGACCGCATTCCGACTGAGAGGGAGCTCATGGATCGCTTCAATGTCAGCAAAATCACCGTCGTCAATGCCCTCACGGGCTTGGCCAACGAGAACGTCATTACGCGCGTGCCGGGTAGAGGCAGCTTCGTCAGCGAACACTCGGACATGACGGCCGTTCCGGAAACGCGGCCGGCTTCGAGCAGTTACATTCGTCAGGAACCGGCGGCTCAGACGGAAACGAAGTCGGGAATTATCGGGTTAATATTGCCTTCCATCTATGATTATTTTGCCGCTCAGTTGACGCTGGGGGTGCAGAAGGCGCTCATGGAGAAGGGCTATCAAACCGTGATTATGCTCTCGAACAGCGTGCTCTCCGTGGAGAACGATGCGATTAAGACGTTGATGGACATGGGCGCAGAAGGGATGCTGATCTTTCCGGTTGACGAGGAACAGTACAATGTCGAAATTCTCGGCATGAAGCTGTCCGGGTATCCGTTCGTCCTGATCGACCGCTATTTGCCTGGCGTGGAGACGCACTATATTGCCTGCGACGGGCGGATGGGGGCGGAACTGGCGGTGAATCATTTATGGGAGCTGGGCCACCGGGAAATTGCGATTTGCTCGGACTCGCCTCTCCAGACCGTGACCGTACAGGAGCGGATTCAAGGCTACATGGACGCGCTTAAGAAAAAAGGGGCGCTAATCAATCCGGCGCATATCATCACGGAGTTCGCCCCGTTCAACGAAGTGCAGGAGGATCATCCGTTGTACCGCTATATTCGCAATCGGATGGCGACCGCTTATATTACGCTGAATAGCAAGCTGGGAATGCAAGTATACCGGACTGCGCGGCAGTGCGGGCTTTCGGTTCCGGAGGATTTGTCGCTCGTCAGCTTCGACGATCCGACGGCGATTGCGGAGGATATGAGCATGTTCACGCATGTGAAGCAGTTCGAGCTCGAGATCGGCTACAAGGCGGCAATTAAACTGATCGAAATTATTAACGATAAGCAAGCGGCAGATCACGAGTATAGCAAAATCTTTATGAAACCCGAGCTTGTCGTGCGGCAATCGACGGGGGTTTTGAAGCCGGATGGAGAATATCCGACTGGTAAATCGAGCGCGGGTGCGATGTACCGCGTCACGCCAAGAAATAAATAA
- a CDS encoding MSMEG_1061 family FMN-dependent PPOX-type flavoprotein, giving the protein MAYLQAEDEIIDSMERLRELVGVPHEAVVKKTIDHIDDHVRAYLAKCPLFFMATSNAEGQCDVSPRGDKPGFVHVLDDHTLAFPERMGNRRVDSMINLLSNPRLGMICILPGMNEVLRINGKAQMIRNEPLLQSMAINGRQPQFAVKVTVEECFIHCPRALNTSDVWKTETWLEKQEHPNIQKMFEDHITRNGYVIGKDSE; this is encoded by the coding sequence ATGGCCTATCTCCAAGCTGAAGACGAAATCATAGATTCCATGGAACGGCTGCGCGAGCTCGTCGGAGTTCCGCATGAGGCGGTCGTGAAAAAAACGATCGACCATATCGATGACCATGTCCGTGCCTATTTGGCCAAGTGCCCGCTGTTTTTCATGGCAACCTCGAATGCCGAAGGACAGTGCGATGTTTCGCCGCGCGGCGATAAGCCTGGGTTTGTGCATGTGCTGGACGACCATACGCTGGCGTTTCCGGAGCGCATGGGCAACCGAAGAGTCGATTCGATGATCAATCTGCTCTCCAATCCGAGATTGGGTATGATCTGCATCCTGCCGGGCATGAACGAGGTGCTTCGCATCAATGGGAAGGCGCAAATGATCCGCAACGAGCCGTTATTGCAAAGCATGGCGATCAATGGCAGACAGCCGCAGTTCGCGGTCAAGGTCACGGTTGAAGAGTGCTTCATCCACTGCCCGCGCGCGCTGAATACGTCCGATGTGTGGAAGACCGAGACGTGGCTGGAGAAGCAAGAGCATCCGAATATACAGAAGATGTTCGAGGATCATATTACGAGAAACGGTTATGTAATCGGGAAGGATTCGGAATAA
- a CDS encoding YidH family protein — MTGKEAAATADSQYVQQHFANERTFLAWVRTSITVAGAGFVAAGVVFRSERFEAFGQRVAAAIGIGSVLLGSMMLLLATRSYFVKRRGINESRFVASRFSIAGMFVCLAILHLLMLTLFALLGISPILH; from the coding sequence TTGACTGGGAAAGAAGCGGCGGCAACCGCCGATTCCCAATACGTGCAGCAGCATTTTGCCAATGAACGAACGTTTCTCGCATGGGTCAGAACGAGCATTACGGTCGCGGGAGCAGGGTTCGTGGCTGCCGGCGTCGTTTTCCGCTCGGAGCGCTTCGAAGCGTTCGGACAGCGAGTGGCAGCGGCAATCGGCATCGGCTCGGTGTTGCTGGGGAGCATGATGCTGCTGCTGGCAACGAGGAGCTATTTCGTTAAGAGACGGGGCATCAATGAGAGCCGGTTCGTTGCGTCCCGATTTTCGATTGCGGGGATGTTCGTCTGTTTAGCGATTCTTCATTTGCTTATGTTGACGCTGTTTGCGCTGTTGGGCATAAGCCCGATCTTGCATTAA
- a CDS encoding sulfatase-like hydrolase/transferase has translation MDRERRGGFRHWIGYDNNNSQWNCYVHGDCDLFSGHYVLDREGDPDHTPYRLNGFETDKLTDIMIDYLHERADEQGGPEERPFFGVLSVQPPHDPYFAPAEFRRHTKETIAFRPNVPDVPRIRDAAGRDLAGYYAMIENLDFNVGRVVDTLRNLNLLENTQILFFSDHGDMHGSHGQFRKTNPYEESIREGLHLKSFRTPPICKM, from the coding sequence GTGGATCGGGAGCGGCGCGGCGGATTCCGGCATTGGATCGGCTACGACAACAATAACAGCCAGTGGAATTGCTACGTTCATGGAGACTGCGATCTGTTTTCGGGCCACTACGTGTTGGACCGGGAAGGGGATCCGGATCATACTCCGTACCGGTTGAACGGCTTTGAAACGGATAAGCTGACCGACATCATGATCGATTACTTGCACGAACGGGCGGATGAGCAAGGCGGACCGGAGGAGCGGCCTTTCTTCGGCGTATTGTCGGTGCAGCCGCCGCATGACCCGTATTTTGCGCCAGCGGAGTTTCGCCGGCATACGAAGGAGACGATCGCCTTCCGGCCGAACGTGCCGGACGTTCCTCGCATAAGAGATGCGGCCGGCAGAGATCTGGCGGGCTATTACGCGATGATCGAAAATCTGGACTTTAACGTAGGCAGAGTCGTCGATACGCTCCGCAATTTGAATTTGCTTGAAAATACGCAGATTCTCTTCTTCAGCGACCATGGCGACATGCACGGCTCGCACGGCCAATTCCGGAAGACGAACCCGTACGAGGAGTCGATCCGGGAGGGCTTGCACCTAAAGAGCTTCCGGACTCCGCCTATTTGCAAAATGTGA
- a CDS encoding helix-turn-helix domain-containing protein codes for MLQMEMRNRSSLDELYINLRWMKEWKRQTIEHVGEGPLPYCTFWLTLSGSAKLQFDNQVYEIRKNTLIALPAQTYHRWISVGSEEPFHYLSLACEAKVGSFDLLRLYRFPTQTSLADSPDAEPLVHLWHELSDAFYRLLSTFEEGAAGLADPFFMFSTAQTIQYVKLRAMGNQWIHRLFDMLQDRLPELPATYDLRVYEVCDYIKAHLHERLTLEELAKLASLSKEHLRFLFQKELGISPMKYVAGTRLQKARELLLMTASPMKEIAEAIGYEDQHHFTRAFHHAEGM; via the coding sequence ATGCTGCAAATGGAAATGAGAAACCGCAGCTCCTTGGACGAGCTGTATATCAATTTGCGCTGGATGAAAGAATGGAAACGGCAAACGATCGAGCATGTTGGCGAAGGACCGCTTCCCTACTGTACGTTTTGGCTCACATTATCCGGCAGCGCAAAGCTGCAATTCGATAACCAGGTCTACGAGATCCGGAAAAATACATTGATCGCGCTTCCCGCCCAAACCTACCATCGCTGGATCTCCGTCGGGAGCGAGGAGCCTTTTCACTATTTGTCTCTTGCCTGCGAGGCCAAAGTCGGCTCCTTCGACTTGCTGCGGCTGTACCGTTTTCCCACGCAGACGTCGCTCGCCGATTCGCCTGACGCCGAACCGCTCGTCCATTTATGGCACGAATTGTCGGACGCCTTTTACCGGCTGCTGTCCACTTTCGAGGAAGGCGCCGCCGGCCTTGCCGATCCCTTCTTTATGTTCAGCACCGCCCAGACGATTCAATATGTAAAGCTCCGCGCAATGGGCAATCAATGGATTCACCGGCTGTTCGACATGCTGCAGGATCGGCTGCCGGAGCTGCCCGCTACCTATGATTTGAGAGTCTATGAGGTATGCGACTATATCAAAGCCCATTTGCATGAGCGGCTGACGTTAGAGGAGCTCGCCAAGCTGGCCTCGCTAAGCAAGGAGCATTTGCGCTTCCTATTTCAGAAGGAGCTTGGCATCTCGCCGATGAAATACGTGGCCGGCACCCGGCTCCAGAAAGCGAGGGAGCTGCTGCTCATGACCGCGAGTCCGATGAAGGAGATTGCCGAGGCGATCGGCTACGAGGATCAGCATCATTTTACGAGGGCATTCCATCATGCGGAAGGGATGTAG
- a CDS encoding Gfo/Idh/MocA family protein, producing MSGQLRAVVIGAGWAGEGHTRALQYCGVEVAAICAREQEVVDAVAQRLGVTEASVDWRRTLQAVKPDIVAIATPASLRGEVVQAAAELGCHLFCDKPLALTADEARTIWQLADQAGVKHAYAATWKYDPSYVWLSELAQSGDIGAIQEIDCCFRMQRDGAISPWSWWDSLAAGGGFLNNALPHLLGILSSVTGGVPLRVTGEARVLRERAPFVTDLHDLRLSYAHTPTAEEAEKLEWRACDADGAFTALFRFRSAGGTEIPVTLMLNTGVAATAEPPRMTIYGESGTLTVTGLLWSGITIARLRAGGGEPEILPVPQRLVDELPAVGDSVQNMWCAQAGDFVADIKGEPHRPYLTFRDGYLYQQAIEAIRHGNGWRQLGE from the coding sequence ATGAGCGGACAATTGAGGGCTGTAGTCATCGGCGCAGGCTGGGCAGGCGAGGGACATACGCGCGCGCTTCAATATTGCGGCGTAGAGGTAGCGGCCATTTGCGCGAGAGAACAAGAGGTTGTGGATGCCGTCGCTCAACGGCTTGGCGTGACGGAGGCCTCCGTTGACTGGCGGCGCACTTTGCAAGCGGTAAAGCCCGATATTGTTGCGATTGCCACGCCGGCAAGCCTTCGCGGAGAGGTGGTTCAAGCGGCAGCCGAGCTGGGCTGCCATCTATTTTGCGATAAGCCGCTTGCGTTAACGGCGGACGAAGCCCGAACGATTTGGCAGCTCGCGGATCAAGCAGGGGTCAAGCACGCGTATGCCGCTACATGGAAATACGACCCCAGCTATGTCTGGCTCTCCGAGCTTGCCCAATCCGGCGATATCGGAGCGATTCAGGAAATCGACTGCTGCTTTCGAATGCAGCGCGATGGAGCCATTAGCCCGTGGTCATGGTGGGACTCCTTGGCGGCCGGCGGGGGCTTTCTTAACAATGCATTGCCTCATCTATTGGGGATTCTTTCGTCCGTTACAGGCGGAGTTCCGCTGCGGGTAACAGGCGAGGCGCGCGTGCTCCGGGAACGCGCTCCATTCGTAACTGATTTGCATGATCTGCGACTTTCCTATGCTCACACGCCGACAGCAGAAGAAGCCGAAAAGCTGGAATGGCGTGCGTGCGACGCGGATGGGGCATTTACGGCTTTGTTCAGATTTCGTTCTGCGGGCGGCACCGAAATACCAGTGACCCTTATGTTGAACACCGGAGTTGCCGCAACTGCCGAACCGCCGCGAATGACGATTTACGGCGAATCGGGAACATTGACGGTTACAGGCCTGCTATGGAGCGGAATAACAATCGCGAGGCTGCGTGCTGGCGGCGGCGAGCCTGAGATTTTGCCCGTGCCTCAGCGGCTTGTCGACGAATTGCCGGCCGTAGGCGATTCGGTTCAAAATATGTGGTGTGCGCAGGCTGGGGATTTCGTCGCGGATATCAAAGGGGAACCGCATCGGCCGTATCTTACTTTTCGGGACGGTTATTTGTATCAACAAGCGATCGAAGCCATTCGCCACGGAAACGGATGGAGGCAACTGGGGGAGTAA